A section of the Triticum dicoccoides isolate Atlit2015 ecotype Zavitan chromosome 7A, WEW_v2.0, whole genome shotgun sequence genome encodes:
- the LOC119328194 gene encoding ACT domain-containing protein DS12, chloroplastic-like — MAVAVAAGTLRTCSGVFPAASGNHPLAGWWPLAPAAPAKLRLLSPALRVPRAASPAAVENGSSSNSNTVPTPKVIIDQDSDPDATIVEVTLGDRLGDLLDTMSALRNLGLNVVKASVCLDSSGKHNKFSITKSSTGRKIDDPELLEAVRLTIINNMLEYHPEASSQLAMGATFGLEPPTEVVDVDIATHIEIYDDGPERSLLVVESADRPGLLVDLVKIIADINITVQSGEFDTEGLLAKAKFHVSYRGRPLIKALQQVLANSLRYFLRRPTTEDASF; from the exons ATGGCCGTCGCCGTAGCCGCCGGGACCCTCCGTACCTGTTCCGGCGTATTTCCGGCGGCGTCCGGGAACCATCCGCTTGCCGGGTGGTGGCCACTTGCACCGGCAGCGCCCGCTAAGCTGAG ATTATTGTCTCCAGCTTTGAGGGTTCCTAGAGCTGCTTCGCCTGCAGCTGTTGAG AATGGGAGCTCTAGCAACAGTAATACAGTCCCTACACCAAAAGTTATAATAGATCAAGACTCAGATCCGGATGCAACTATTGTGGAAGTAACCTTGGGTGACCGTCTTGGAGATCTTCTTGATACT ATGAGTGCCTTGAGGAATTTAGGGCTAAATGTTGTGAAAGCTAGTGTCTGCCTCGATTCTTCTGGCAAGCACAATAAGTTCTCTATAACAAAGTC GTCAACTGGTCGCAAAATTGATGACCCAGAGTTGTTAGAAGCAGTAAGACTGACAATTATTAACAACATGCTTGAGTATCATCCT GAAGCTAGCAGTCAATTGGCCATGGGTGCAACTTTTGGGCTAGAGCCCCCTACGGAAGTG GTTGATGTGGACATAGCAACTCACATAGAGATCTATGACGATGGTCCTGAAAGAAG TTTACTTGTTGTGGAATCAGCTGACCGTCCAGGGTTGTTGGTTGATCTAGTTAAGATCATTGCTGACATCAATATCACTGTCCAATCTGGAGAATTTGACACTGAG GGGCTACTGGCCAAGGCAAAATTCCATGTCAGTTACCGGGGCAGGCCATTAATCAAGGCTTTGCAACAG GTTCTCGCGAATAGCTTGCGTTATTTCTTGAGGAGGCCGACAACAGAGGATGCCAGTTTCTAA